In Oryza sativa Japonica Group chromosome 11, ASM3414082v1, the following are encoded in one genomic region:
- the LOC112936820 gene encoding protein LITTLE ZIPPER 4-like, producing MDRVTNLYLENLCIMQENERLRKKAQLLDKENKALLAKLKLKNNPSTAAAAAAASSPSSQQQPDAGASAAASVVKAGAAAPSSSYGGKKTK from the coding sequence ATGGATCGGGTGACGAACCTGTACCTGGAGAACCTGTGCATAATGCAGGAGAACGAGCGGCTGAGGAAGAAGGCGCAGCTGCTGGACAAGGAGAACAAGGCGCTCCTCGCCAAGCTCAAGCTCAAGAACaacccctccaccgccgccgccgccgccgccgcctcctcgccgtcgtcccaGCAGCAGCCAGACGCCGGCGCCTCGGCGGCCGCCAGCGTCGTcaaggccggcgcggcggcgccgtcgtcgtcctatGGCGGGAAGAAGACCAAGtga